In the Clupea harengus chromosome 16, Ch_v2.0.2, whole genome shotgun sequence genome, one interval contains:
- the rpl18a gene encoding 60S ribosomal protein L18a has protein sequence MKASGTLREYKVVGRLLPSAKNPNPPLYRMRIFAPNHVVAKSRFWYFVSQLRKMKKASGETVYCGLVHESTPLKVKNFGIWLRYDSRSGTHNMYREYRDLTTSGAVTQCYRDMGARHRARAHSIQIMKVQVIAANKCRRPAIKQFHDSKIKFPLPHRVLRRQHKPRFTTKRPNTFF, from the exons ATGAAGGCGTCTGGCACC CTAAGGGAATATAAAGTAGTTGGGCGCCTCCTGCCCTCTGCCAAGAACCCTAACCCTCCTTTATACCGCATGAGGATCTTCGCCCCTAACCATGTGGTGGCTAAATCCCGCTTCTGGTACTTCGTCTCCCagctgaggaagatgaagaaggcCTCAGGCGAGACCGTCTACTGTGGACTG GTCCATGAGTCAACTCCCCTGAAGGTGAAGAACTTTGGCATCTGGCTGCGCTATGATTCCCGTAGTGGAACTCACAACATGTACAGGGAGTACAGAGACCTGACCACTTCTGGGGCCGTCACTCAGTGCT ATCGTGATATGGGTGCACGCCATCGCGCTCGTGCTCACTCCATCCAGATCATGAAGGTGCAAGTGATTGCAGCCAACAAATGTCGCAGACCTGCCATCAAGCAGTTCCAC GACTCCAAGATCAAGTTCCCTCTGCCCCACAGAGTTCTTCGTCGCCAGCACAAGCCCCGCTTCACCACCAAGAGACCAAACACCTTCTTCTAA